The following proteins come from a genomic window of Accipiter gentilis chromosome 2, bAccGen1.1, whole genome shotgun sequence:
- the LOC126050655 gene encoding lymphocyte antigen 6E-like, translating to MKASLLALLALILCADQANALYCYTCDWERSNWSCLKAKKCSDKDEYCVTNVASVGIGFLSLWKRITKKCSETCPHHNFSLGLASYTSYCCQTFLCNLSACPGPRLARHLCPHLHSQQLPLVIPFFVLPCLLVAIL from the exons ATGAAGGCCTCCCTCCTTGCCCTGCTGGCTTTGATCCTATGCGCAGATCAAG CAAATGCCCTCTATTGCTACACCTGTGACTGGGAACGAAGCAACTGGAGCTGTCTGAAAGCCAAGAAGTGCTCGGACAAGGATGAGTACTGTGTGACCAACGTTGCTTCTGTAGGAATCG GCTTTTTGTCTTTGTGGAAGAGGATCACCAAGAAGTGTTCTGAGACCTGTCCACACCACAACTTCAGCCTGGGCCTGGCTTCCTACACCTCATATTGCTGCCAAACCTTCTTGTGCAACCTGAGTGCATGCCCGGGACCCAGGCTAGCTCGGCA TCTTTGTCCCCACCTCCACTCCCAGCAGCTGCCCTTGGTCATCCCCTTCTTCGTGTTGCCTTGCTTGCTTGTGGCTATTCTTTGA
- the LOC126050684 gene encoding lymphocyte antigen 6E-like has product MRALLIACLATVFCVDVANLLTCLTCSNQISNSECLKASPCAKNDTACMTTVVKIGAGTQQQKLISKTCVSNCVKFQDFYECCSQDNCNHNSYSHNLSSYPTISGMRPPVEALGAAVLVSVTRPLLWTGLG; this is encoded by the exons atgagGGCTCTTCTGATAGCATGTCTGGCTACTGTCTTCTGCGTGGATGTTG CCAACTTGCTGACGTGCCTCACCTGTAGCAATCAGATTAGCAACTCGGAGTGCCTGAAGGCTTCCCCATGTGCCAAAAATGACACAGCCTGCATGACTACAGTTGTGAAGATAGGTGCTG GCACTCAGCAACAGAAGTTGATCAGCAAAACCTGCGTTTCAAACTGTGTTAAGTTTCAAGACTTTTACGAATGCTGCAGTCAGGACAACTGCAATCACAACAGTTATTCCCACAATCTCTCTTCCTATCCCACAATCTCTGGGATGAGACCTCCTGTAGAGGCGCTGGGAGCTGCAGTTCTGGTCAGTGTTACCAGACCCCTTCTCTGGACTGGACTGGGATGA